A section of the Vicinamibacterales bacterium genome encodes:
- a CDS encoding C-GCAxxG-C-C family protein — MTIIPLVDAAGPAARLRRRTLANLACMGHCAPTVMQTLLDASGVQAPWLVKASGGLPGGIANTGDECGGVTAPLMLLGLRHAHDPLDRGLPVVVYKGHELLRRFAASHGTVLCRDIRGRDRLPLRCVGVIRHAPETYAQSASQDAASVLPEDARRAFARLHAHFAEHDFHCARAVTGLADRSLADALSGFAGGTVFSGGTCGALTAGVVALGAARGAIEHSRLRVLRMIGVMAMGGDAFADKYNAFNRTMNLGHRLARWFTDEFGSTQCRVLTRCDFSTAAGVTRYVECGTVNRCQGLARRVALKVQALIEQDAGPPSLSNGVMIGPESEIPARSGMMPAAASARGG, encoded by the coding sequence ATGACGATCATTCCGCTCGTCGATGCCGCCGGGCCGGCGGCGCGTCTGCGCCGCCGCACTCTCGCGAACCTCGCGTGCATGGGACACTGCGCGCCGACGGTGATGCAGACGCTGTTGGACGCCTCCGGCGTCCAGGCCCCCTGGCTGGTCAAAGCGTCGGGGGGACTGCCGGGCGGCATCGCGAACACCGGTGACGAGTGCGGCGGCGTCACCGCTCCGCTGATGCTGCTCGGACTGAGGCACGCGCACGATCCGCTCGATCGCGGCCTCCCCGTCGTTGTCTACAAGGGGCACGAGCTGCTGCGGCGGTTCGCCGCCAGTCACGGCACCGTCCTCTGCCGTGACATCCGCGGACGCGATCGGCTGCCACTGCGGTGCGTCGGCGTGATCCGTCACGCCCCTGAGACGTACGCGCAGAGCGCGTCGCAGGACGCGGCGTCCGTTCTTCCCGAGGACGCCCGGCGGGCATTTGCGCGCCTTCACGCGCACTTCGCCGAGCACGATTTTCACTGCGCTCGCGCAGTCACGGGCCTCGCCGACAGGTCGCTGGCGGACGCGCTGTCGGGGTTCGCCGGCGGCACGGTATTCTCCGGGGGCACCTGCGGCGCGCTGACCGCCGGCGTCGTGGCGTTGGGCGCTGCACGCGGCGCCATCGAACACAGCCGCCTTCGCGTCCTGCGCATGATCGGCGTGATGGCGATGGGCGGCGATGCGTTCGCGGACAAGTACAACGCATTCAACCGGACGATGAACCTCGGGCATCGCCTGGCGCGCTGGTTCACCGACGAATTCGGCAGTACGCAGTGCCGCGTGCTCACGCGGTGTGACTTTTCGACCGCTGCGGGAGTGACGAGGTACGTCGAATGCGGCACGGTGAACAGGTGTCAGGGGCTTGCCCGACGGGTCGCGCTGAAGGTGCAGGCCTTGATCGAGCAGGACGCCGGACCGCCCTCGCTATCCAACGGAGTGATGATCGGGCCCGAATCCGAGATCCCGGCCCGTTCGGGAATGATGCCGGCGGCAGCGAGCGCGCGCGGCGGCTGA
- a CDS encoding SDR family oxidoreductase → MPLAVDLAGRIAWVTGGASGIGLATARQLAAAGARVVALDRDPASDPSVERSCILDVRDAAAVESLVDRLDREQLGADILVNAAGITRDGVVWKLADREWDDVIDVNLSGAFRMVRAAARGMRARGRGGAIVNVASINGIRGKFGQSNYAASKGGLIAFTRAVATDLARDRVRVNAVAPGFTETPMTAALPPEIVERARREILLGRLARPDDIASAIVFLASDLAAFITGQVLVVDGGQTA, encoded by the coding sequence GTGCCGCTCGCGGTCGATCTCGCGGGACGAATCGCCTGGGTGACCGGCGGGGCGTCGGGCATCGGGCTCGCCACCGCGCGGCAGTTGGCCGCGGCCGGCGCGCGGGTGGTTGCGCTCGATCGCGACCCCGCATCAGACCCGTCCGTCGAACGCAGCTGTATTCTCGACGTGCGGGATGCCGCGGCGGTCGAGTCCCTCGTCGACCGCCTGGATCGGGAACAACTCGGTGCCGACATCCTCGTCAACGCCGCCGGCATCACCCGCGACGGCGTCGTATGGAAACTCGCCGATCGCGAATGGGACGATGTCATCGACGTGAACTTGAGCGGGGCGTTCCGCATGGTGCGGGCGGCGGCGCGGGGAATGCGCGCACGGGGCCGCGGCGGCGCGATCGTCAACGTGGCGTCGATCAATGGCATTCGCGGAAAGTTCGGCCAGTCGAACTATGCGGCCTCGAAGGGGGGTCTCATCGCCTTCACGCGCGCAGTTGCCACGGACCTTGCGCGCGACCGCGTCCGGGTCAACGCGGTGGCGCCGGGCTTCACGGAAACGCCCATGACGGCAGCGCTGCCGCCGGAGATTGTCGAGCGCGCGAGGCGCGAGATTCTGCTCGGACGGCTGGCACGGCCGGACGACATCGCGTCGGCCATCGTGTTTCTCGCTTCCGATCTCGCCGCGTTCATCACCGGGCAGGTCCTGGTCGTGGACGGCGGGCAGACGGCTTGA